One segment of uncultured Propionivibrio sp. DNA contains the following:
- the trpE gene encoding anthranilate synthase component I, translated as MSESVFNRLAAEGYNRIPVTLETFADLDTPLSIYLKLANGPYTYLLESVQGGERFGRYSIIGLASPTRIVVQGHQVLVLTGNRIAEREDDTNPLDFIESYMKRFRAAPSAGLPRYCGGLVGCFGYDTVRYIEKKLTRTTKEDELGTPDIVLLLSEEIAVVDNLSGKLTLVVYAEPGVPGAYQKAQARLKALLARLREPAEIPAETTRPSAPAVSSFGEALFKQAVVKAKHHITEGDIMQVVLSQRMSKPFAASPLALYRSLRSLNPSPYMFYFDFEDFYVVGASPEILVRLEGDTVTVRPIAGTRRRGASFEEDNALAAELLADEKERAEHVQLLDLGRNDAGRVAKTGSVKLTENMTIERYSHVMHIVSNVEGKLQPGLNALDVLKATFPAGTVSGAPKVRAMEIIDALEPVKRGIYAGAVGYLGFHGDMDLAIAIRTALVKDGKLHVQAGAGIVADSDPASEWQETQNKARAVLRAAELAENGLDTRFE; from the coding sequence ATGTCTGAATCGGTTTTCAACCGGTTGGCCGCTGAAGGCTACAACCGGATTCCTGTCACCCTCGAAACCTTCGCCGACCTCGACACGCCGCTGTCGATTTACCTCAAGCTGGCCAATGGCCCGTACACCTATCTGCTCGAATCGGTGCAGGGCGGCGAGCGTTTTGGCCGTTATTCGATCATCGGCCTCGCCAGCCCGACGCGCATCGTCGTTCAGGGGCACCAGGTGCTGGTGCTGACCGGCAACCGTATCGCCGAACGCGAGGACGATACCAATCCGCTCGATTTCATTGAAAGCTACATGAAGCGCTTCCGTGCCGCGCCGTCGGCCGGATTGCCGCGTTATTGCGGCGGACTGGTCGGTTGTTTCGGCTATGACACGGTCCGCTACATCGAGAAAAAGCTGACGCGCACGACCAAGGAAGACGAACTGGGCACGCCCGATATCGTGCTGCTGCTGTCTGAAGAAATCGCCGTCGTCGATAATCTGTCGGGCAAGTTGACGCTGGTTGTCTATGCCGAGCCGGGCGTGCCCGGAGCCTATCAGAAGGCGCAGGCGCGGCTCAAGGCGCTGCTCGCGCGTTTGCGCGAACCGGCCGAGATTCCGGCTGAAACGACCCGGCCGTCGGCGCCGGCGGTGTCGTCTTTCGGCGAGGCGCTGTTCAAGCAGGCCGTCGTCAAGGCCAAGCATCACATCACCGAAGGCGACATCATGCAAGTCGTCCTCTCCCAGCGCATGAGCAAGCCTTTTGCGGCGAGCCCGCTGGCGCTCTACCGTTCCTTGCGCTCGCTCAATCCGTCGCCCTACATGTTCTACTTCGACTTCGAGGATTTTTATGTCGTCGGCGCGTCGCCGGAGATTCTCGTGCGGCTCGAGGGCGATACGGTGACGGTGCGGCCGATCGCCGGCACGCGTCGTCGCGGAGCTTCGTTCGAGGAGGACAATGCGCTGGCGGCGGAGTTGCTCGCTGATGAGAAGGAGCGCGCCGAACACGTCCAGTTGCTCGATCTCGGGCGCAACGATGCCGGACGCGTGGCGAAGACCGGCAGCGTCAAACTGACCGAGAACATGACGATCGAGCGCTACTCTCATGTCATGCACATCGTCTCCAACGTCGAGGGCAAGCTGCAGCCGGGGCTCAATGCGCTTGACGTGCTCAAGGCGACGTTCCCCGCCGGAACAGTCTCGGGGGCGCCCAAGGTGCGGGCGATGGAGATCATCGATGCGCTTGAACCCGTGAAGCGCGGTATCTACGCCGGCGCGGTCGGGTATCTCGGCTTTCATGGCGACATGGATCTGGCGATCGCCATCCGCACGGCGCTCGTCAAGGATGGCAAGCTGCATGTCCAGGCCGGTGCCGGCATCGTTGCCGATTCCGATCCGGCTTCGGAGTGGCAGGAAACTCAGAACAAGGCGCGTGCCGTCCTGCGGGCGGCGGAACTGGCCGAGAACGGCCTCGATACCCGTTTTGAATGA
- a CDS encoding phosphoglycolate phosphatase — protein MSPVLTVRAVLFDLDGTLIDTIPDLHAAACAMLADLGRPPLPLESIRAYVGRGIANLVKRVLANSLSVAEDPTPPPPEAVASFRRHYARENGRNARAYPGVIEGLAAFRAMGVPMGVVTNKGDAFIAPLLEQTGLASYFDVLVGGDLLPRVKPDPMPLVWACGRLGVVPGDTLFVGDSINDALAARAAGCPVFLLPYGYNEDKDVQELDCDAIVESIRDIADMVKTPVTH, from the coding sequence ATGAGTCCGGTGCTGACTGTCCGCGCGGTGCTGTTCGATCTCGACGGCACACTGATCGACACGATTCCCGATCTGCACGCCGCCGCCTGCGCGATGCTCGCTGACCTCGGGCGTCCGCCCTTGCCGCTGGAATCGATCCGGGCGTATGTCGGCCGTGGTATTGCCAACCTGGTCAAGCGCGTGCTCGCCAACTCGCTGAGCGTAGCCGAGGATCCAACGCCGCCGCCGCCCGAAGCGGTGGCAAGTTTCCGGCGTCACTATGCTCGCGAGAACGGCCGCAATGCCCGCGCCTATCCAGGCGTCATCGAAGGTCTGGCGGCGTTCCGCGCGATGGGCGTGCCGATGGGCGTGGTGACCAACAAGGGCGATGCCTTCATCGCGCCCCTGCTCGAACAGACCGGGCTGGCCTCGTATTTCGACGTGCTCGTCGGCGGCGATCTGCTGCCCCGCGTCAAACCCGATCCGATGCCGCTTGTCTGGGCCTGCGGCCGTCTCGGGGTGGTGCCGGGCGATACGCTGTTCGTCGGCGACTCGATCAACGACGCGCTTGCGGCGCGTGCGGCCGGTTGCCCTGTCTTCCTTCTGCCGTATGGGTACAACGAGGACAAGGATGTACAGGAACTTGACTGTGATGCTATAGTCGAATCCATCCGTGATATCGCGGATATGGTCAAAACCCCTGTGACACATTGA
- the rpe gene encoding ribulose-phosphate 3-epimerase, protein MFLLAPSILSADFTRLGAEVTDVIASGADWIHFDVMDNHYVPNLTVGPMVCAALRPLTEATIDVHLMVKPVDRLIPEFGKAGANVISFHPEATDHVDRSLSLIREQGCQAGLVFNPATPLSYLDYVMDKVDLILLMGVNPGFGGQAFIPATLGKLSEARARIDAHARETGRTIRLQIDGGVKPDNIAAIARAGADTFVAGSAIYGARRAEDAHGYDSVVAAFRSALAEVA, encoded by the coding sequence ATGTTCCTCCTAGCGCCCAGTATCCTCTCTGCCGATTTCACCCGTCTTGGCGCCGAAGTGACCGATGTGATCGCTTCGGGTGCCGACTGGATTCACTTCGATGTCATGGACAACCACTACGTGCCCAACCTGACGGTCGGGCCGATGGTCTGCGCGGCGCTGCGGCCGCTGACCGAGGCGACGATCGACGTGCATCTGATGGTCAAGCCGGTCGACCGGCTGATTCCAGAATTCGGCAAGGCCGGTGCGAATGTCATCAGTTTTCACCCCGAAGCCACCGACCACGTCGATCGCAGCCTGTCGCTGATTCGCGAGCAGGGCTGTCAGGCCGGGCTGGTGTTCAATCCGGCGACGCCGTTGTCGTATCTCGACTATGTCATGGACAAGGTTGACCTGATCCTGTTGATGGGCGTCAATCCCGGTTTCGGCGGACAGGCGTTCATTCCTGCGACGCTCGGCAAGCTGAGCGAGGCGCGGGCGCGCATCGACGCCCATGCGCGCGAGACCGGCCGGACGATCCGGCTGCAGATCGACGGCGGCGTCAAGCCGGACAACATCGCGGCCATCGCTCGTGCCGGCGCCGATACCTTTGTCGCGGGCTCGGCCATTTACGGTGCCCGTCGTGCCGAGGATGCCCATGGTTATGACTCGGTGGTGGCGGCTTTCCGCTCGGCGCTTGCGGAGGTGGCATGA